In Cryptomeria japonica chromosome 10, Sugi_1.0, whole genome shotgun sequence, a genomic segment contains:
- the LOC131859250 gene encoding G-type lectin S-receptor-like serine/threonine-protein kinase At2g19130, protein MPNGSLNSCLFYEEEGVERVLDWKTLFQIALGTARGLVYLHEECRDQIIHYDIKPRNILLDGDFNPRIADFGLAKMVGRDFSHLLTTTRGTPGYLAPEWIFGLPITPKVDIYSFGMTLLEIISGRRNLDLRVEERRWYFPTWASSQIQKGNIIDIGLHLKFRRET, encoded by the coding sequence ATGCCTAATGGCTCTCTAAATTCCTGCCTTTTCTATGAAGAGGAAGGTGTAGAGAGGGTGTTGGATTGGAAGACCCTGTTTCAGATCGCACTGGGCACTGCACGAGGACTAGTTTATCTCCATGAGGAATGCAGGGATCAGATCATTCACTACGATATTAAGCCTCGAAATATTCTTCTAGATGGTGACTTCAACCCCAGGATAGCTGATTTTGGGTTGGCAAAGATGGTGGGCAGAGATTTCAGCCATTTATTGACGACCACAAGAGGAACTCCAGGATACTTGGCTCCCGAGTGGATCTTCGGCCTTCCTATCACTCCCAAGGTGGACATATACAGTTTTGGCATGACGTTGTTGGAAATTATCTCGGGTCGTAGAAATCTGGATttaagggtggaggagaggaggtggTACTTTCCCACCTGGGCTTCATCTCAAATTCAGAAGGGAAACATAATAGACATTGGGCTTCATCTCAAATTCAGAAGggaaacataa
- the LOC131039258 gene encoding receptor-like serine/threonine-protein kinase SD1-8: MNMWNGMKLTSWKSSVDPGSGLFSYGMDISSRKTQLVMTYNNSVPYWSSGEWTGSYFTNIPEGKNATKILETSCVSVSPSRLYCQFRVIPTGYIPTGHILTGRTLLNENGELKVYLWMDDGTWTEVWSTYRGQCSDYEICGAYGPCNASDVCSCIEGFSPKNDSQGWWSSGCARRRSLQCSVTTGTTDGFLETKNRYLPEEEAVSYNNEPTMEGCRTDCLNNCSCTAFAFVFYDPPTCRLWFGDLFKMRVSSDNQSIFIRLAASELPHSTLERSSKAPLLLILLPSVTAFFVVLAALLAAFILWKRRRLQKKSVEEDEDVPIMLKMFTYKEL, from the coding sequence ATGAATATGTGGAATGGCATGAAGCTAACTTCGTGGAAGAGCTCTGTGGATCCTGGAAGTGGGCTCTTCTCTTATGGAATGGACATCTCTTCAAGAAAGACGCAGTTGGTGATGACCTATAACAACAGTGTTCCATATTGGTCCAGTGGAGAGTGGACTGGGAGTTATTTTACCAACATTCCGGAGGGGAAAAATGCTACTAAGATATTGGAAACGTCTTGTGTGAGCGTTTCTCCTTCAAGATTATACTGTCAATTTAGAGTAATCCCGACAGGATATATCCCGACAGGACATATCCTGACAGGACGGACCCTGTTAAATGAGAATGGCGAATTAAAAGTTTACCTCTGGATGGATGATGGTACTTGGACTGAGGTATGGTCGACATATCGAGGTCAATGCAGTGACTATGAAATCTGCGGGGCATATGGACCCTGTAATGCGAGTGATGTGTGCAGTTGTATCGAGGGTTTCTCTCCCAAAAATGACTCTCAAGGTTGGTGGTCAAGTGGGTGTGCTCGGCGAAGATCCCTGCAATGCTCTGTCACAACGGGCACCACCGACGGCTTCTTGGAAACGAAGAACCGATACTTGCCTGAAGAAGAAGCTGTCTCATACAACAACGAGCCAACAATGGAAGGCTGCAGGACTGACTGTCTCAACAATTGCTCCTGTACAGCATTTGCTTTCGTTTTTTATGACCCACCAACCTGTAGACTCTGGTTCGGGGACTTATTCAAAATGCGCGTTTCATCTGACAACCAATCCATCTTCATCAGGCTGGCAGCTTCTGAGTTGCCGCACTCGACATTAGAGAGAAGCAGCAAAGCCCCTCTACTTCTTATTTTACTTCCTTCAGTCACGGCTTTCTTTGTTGTTTTAGCTGCCCTCTTGGCCGCATTTATTCTGTGGAAACGTCGAAGATTGCAGAAAAAAAGCGTAGAAGAGGACGAGGATGTGCCAATCATGCTCAAAATGTTCACTTACAAAGAGCTGTGA